One Microbacterium esteraromaticum genomic window carries:
- a CDS encoding low molecular weight phosphatase family protein, with translation MTDRDDFSAPRLRRSDLRRLRDSLLKGETSLPVGVPAPVALAAESSAAGGGTIMTVCTGNICRSPMAEVLLRAALVGTGIRVHSAGTHALVDEAMTPQALQLALSNGADASGADAHRARLLTEPLLAETDLVLTMAREHRSAVVQMAPALLHRTFTVREFARLAATLGDDEVRGGVAADGSDAGARLRSLARLVGGQRGLMAARPDDDDVIDPYRRSQTTYDLSASQLVPAVAEAARVIRAALP, from the coding sequence GTGACCGATCGCGATGACTTCAGCGCTCCTCGCCTGCGCCGATCAGATCTGCGACGTCTGCGCGACTCGCTTCTGAAGGGCGAGACATCGCTGCCCGTCGGGGTTCCGGCACCGGTTGCCCTGGCCGCGGAGTCGTCTGCCGCCGGAGGCGGGACGATCATGACGGTCTGCACCGGGAACATCTGTCGCTCGCCCATGGCCGAGGTGCTGCTGCGTGCAGCGCTCGTCGGCACGGGGATCCGCGTTCACAGCGCGGGCACGCATGCCCTGGTCGACGAGGCGATGACTCCGCAGGCGCTGCAGCTGGCGCTGTCGAACGGTGCGGATGCGTCGGGGGCGGATGCCCATCGCGCGCGCCTGCTCACAGAACCGCTGCTCGCCGAGACCGACCTCGTCCTCACGATGGCTCGGGAGCATCGGTCTGCCGTGGTGCAGATGGCCCCGGCTCTGCTGCATCGGACGTTCACCGTGCGGGAGTTCGCCCGGCTCGCCGCCACGCTCGGAGACGACGAGGTGCGGGGCGGCGTGGCCGCCGACGGCTCCGACGCGGGGGCGCGCCTGCGGTCCCTCGCGCGGCTCGTCGGGGGGCAACGAGGGCTTATGGCCGCTCGTCCCGACGACGACGACGTCATCGACCCTTACCGCCGATCCCAGACGACGTACGACCTGTCGGCCTCGCAGCTCGTGCCTGCTGTCGCCGAGGCCGCGCGGGTGATCCGCGCCGCGCTCCCGTGA
- the coaA gene encoding type I pantothenate kinase, producing the protein MDTVTVADSTLPLSPYREIDRADWARLAAGIDQPLTETEVVGIRGIGDRLDITEVREVYLPLSRLLSLYASSTRELGAATSAFLQESDTTTPFVVGVAGSVAVGKSTIARLLRELMSRWPGTPRVELVTTDGFLYPNAELERRGLMDRKGFPESYDRRALISFLTEVKSGAAEVRAPFYSHMRYDIVPDAHVVVRRPDVVIVEGLNVLQPPPAPNDVAVSDLFDFSIFVDADTAHIERWYIDRFLALRQGAFSNPSSYFNVFAHLTDDEAVTTALGYWNEINMPNLVENVMPTKHRATLVLRKGAEHAVESVQLRKV; encoded by the coding sequence ATTGACACCGTGACCGTCGCCGATTCGACACTGCCGCTGTCTCCGTATCGTGAGATCGACCGCGCCGACTGGGCGCGCCTCGCAGCGGGGATCGATCAGCCGCTGACCGAGACGGAGGTCGTCGGCATCCGCGGCATCGGCGACCGGCTCGACATCACCGAGGTGCGCGAGGTCTACCTCCCGCTGAGCCGCCTGCTCAGTCTGTACGCCAGCTCGACCAGGGAGCTCGGAGCGGCCACCAGCGCGTTCCTACAGGAGAGCGACACGACCACCCCGTTCGTCGTCGGCGTCGCCGGCTCGGTCGCCGTGGGCAAGTCCACCATCGCGCGACTGCTGCGCGAGCTGATGAGCCGCTGGCCAGGCACCCCGCGCGTCGAGCTCGTCACCACCGACGGCTTCCTCTACCCGAACGCCGAGCTCGAACGGCGCGGGCTGATGGACCGCAAGGGCTTCCCCGAGTCGTACGACCGCCGTGCGCTCATCTCATTCCTCACCGAGGTGAAGAGCGGCGCCGCCGAGGTGCGCGCGCCCTTCTACTCCCACATGCGCTACGACATCGTCCCCGACGCGCACGTGGTCGTCCGTCGCCCCGACGTCGTCATCGTCGAGGGGCTCAACGTGCTGCAGCCGCCGCCCGCGCCGAACGACGTCGCCGTCAGCGACCTGTTCGACTTCTCGATCTTCGTCGACGCCGACACCGCGCACATCGAGCGCTGGTACATCGATCGATTCCTCGCCCTCCGGCAGGGCGCCTTCAGCAATCCGTCGTCGTACTTCAACGTGTTCGCGCACCTCACAGACGACGAGGCGGTGACGACGGCGCTGGGCTACTGGAACGAGATCAACATGCCCAACCTCGTCGAGAACGTCATGCCGACGAAGCACCGCGCCACGCTCGTGCTGCGCAAGGGCGCCGAGCATGCCGTCGAGAGCGTGCAGCTGCGCAAGGTCTGA
- a CDS encoding LCP family protein — translation MATSDPVADARRNGRSRRARRWIWGIVFGLVGVLVAVAVIGVTYIAGLSSSYDKAETLPSAEVFPTDVPRPTPTKNVDAKNILLLGSDSRKGLGGSVEEIRGQRADSMLLVHIPADRSGVQVISFMRDNWVQIPGHGGAKLNAALAFGGTPLLVQTLEEITDVRIDHVAITDFEGFKGLSEALDGVTVNNSVAFKNQGFEFPQGPIDLRGQEALAYVQARYPFKDGDYQRVRNQQAFIKGMLDKLVSRETLTDPGRIAASVDALAPFLAVDEGLDAGTVASLGLSLREVDKSEIIFLTSPTLGTGMVGDQSIVRPDWDGLAALSEALKNDTVPQFAAEYPSR, via the coding sequence ATGGCAACTTCTGACCCTGTCGCGGACGCGCGCCGAAACGGCCGCTCGCGGCGTGCTCGTCGGTGGATCTGGGGCATCGTGTTCGGCCTGGTCGGCGTGCTCGTCGCCGTCGCCGTCATCGGCGTGACTTACATCGCCGGACTGTCGTCGTCGTATGACAAGGCGGAGACGCTGCCGTCGGCGGAGGTCTTCCCCACCGACGTGCCCCGGCCGACGCCCACCAAGAACGTGGATGCGAAGAACATCCTGCTGCTCGGATCGGACTCCAGGAAGGGCCTCGGAGGGTCGGTCGAGGAGATCCGCGGTCAGCGCGCCGACAGCATGCTGCTCGTGCACATCCCCGCCGACCGATCCGGCGTGCAGGTGATCTCGTTCATGCGCGACAACTGGGTGCAGATCCCCGGTCACGGCGGCGCGAAGCTCAACGCGGCGCTGGCATTCGGCGGGACGCCGCTGCTCGTGCAGACGCTGGAGGAGATCACCGACGTGCGCATCGACCACGTCGCCATCACCGACTTCGAGGGCTTCAAGGGGCTCAGCGAGGCCCTCGACGGGGTCACCGTGAACAACTCCGTGGCGTTCAAGAACCAGGGCTTCGAATTCCCCCAGGGCCCGATCGACCTGCGCGGCCAGGAGGCGCTCGCCTACGTGCAGGCGCGCTACCCGTTCAAGGACGGCGACTACCAGCGCGTGCGCAACCAGCAGGCGTTCATCAAGGGCATGCTCGACAAGCTGGTCAGCAGGGAGACGCTGACCGATCCGGGGCGCATCGCCGCCTCGGTCGACGCTCTCGCCCCCTTCCTCGCCGTCGACGAGGGTCTGGACGCCGGCACGGTGGCGTCGCTGGGTCTCAGCCTGCGCGAAGTCGACAAGAGCGAGATCATCTTCCTCACCTCGCCCACACTCGGCACGGGCATGGTGGGCGATCAGTCGATCGTCCGCCCCGACTGGGACGGCCTCGCCGCCCTCTCGGAGGCGCTGAAGAACGACACCGTCCCGCAGTTCGCCGCGGAGTACCCGAGCAGGTGA
- the glmS gene encoding glutamine--fructose-6-phosphate transaminase (isomerizing) produces the protein MCGIVGYVGPRPSQDILLAGLARLEYRGYDSAGIAVIDEQGDLGMRKKAGKLAVLRDSLADHALGDGTTGIGHTRWATHGGPTDVNAHPHLADDDRLAVIHNGIIENFSVLRDELVAEGVTFRSETDTEVAAALLGREYRASGDLASAFRAVVNRLEGAFTLLAMHQDQPGVVVGARRNSPLVIGLGEGENFLGSDVAAFVEHTRKALAIGQDQMVSITPDEVVVTDFDGNPVEAQPFEVSWDAAAAEKGGWPSFMAKEVAEQPEAVANTIRGRVQGDEVVIPELDGLDELFMGIDRVIITACGTASYAALVGKYALEQWARVPVDVELAHEFRYRDPVIGDRTLVISISQSGETMDTLMAVKYARERGARTLSICNTQGATIPRESDAVVYTHAGPEVAVASTKAFSAQITALLLLGLHMGRVRGTLASGAAADVAELQALPEKIAAVLADEEEHVSQLAGWMADTRSVLFLGRHVGYPIALEGALKLKEISYIHAEGFAAGELKHGPIALIEPGQPVFVLVPSPRHSALVHSKVVSNIQEIRARGARVIVIAEEGDAAVLPFADEVIRIPLAGAMFEPVLAVVPLQIFAMALATAKGLDVDQPRNLAKSVTVE, from the coding sequence ATGTGTGGAATCGTCGGATACGTGGGCCCGCGGCCCAGCCAGGACATCCTTCTCGCAGGCCTCGCCCGCCTCGAGTACCGCGGGTACGACTCGGCCGGCATCGCTGTGATCGATGAGCAGGGCGACCTGGGCATGCGCAAGAAGGCCGGCAAGCTCGCCGTGCTGCGCGACTCGCTCGCCGACCACGCGCTCGGCGACGGCACCACCGGCATCGGGCACACCAGGTGGGCGACCCACGGCGGCCCCACCGACGTGAACGCGCACCCGCACCTGGCCGACGACGACAGGCTCGCCGTCATCCACAACGGCATCATCGAGAACTTCAGCGTGCTGCGCGACGAGCTCGTCGCCGAGGGGGTCACCTTCCGCAGCGAGACCGACACCGAGGTGGCCGCGGCGCTGCTGGGGCGCGAGTACCGGGCATCCGGAGATCTCGCCTCAGCCTTCCGCGCCGTCGTCAACCGCCTCGAGGGCGCCTTCACGCTGCTCGCCATGCACCAGGACCAGCCGGGGGTCGTCGTCGGCGCGCGACGCAACTCGCCGCTCGTGATCGGCCTTGGCGAGGGCGAGAACTTCCTCGGTTCCGACGTCGCGGCCTTCGTGGAGCACACCCGCAAGGCGCTGGCGATCGGCCAGGACCAGATGGTGTCGATCACTCCAGACGAGGTCGTGGTCACCGACTTCGACGGCAACCCTGTCGAGGCGCAGCCTTTCGAGGTCTCGTGGGATGCCGCAGCGGCCGAGAAGGGCGGATGGCCCTCGTTCATGGCCAAGGAGGTCGCGGAGCAGCCCGAGGCGGTCGCCAACACGATCCGCGGACGCGTGCAGGGCGACGAGGTCGTCATCCCCGAGCTCGACGGGCTCGACGAGCTGTTCATGGGCATCGATCGCGTCATCATCACCGCCTGCGGCACGGCGTCGTACGCGGCGCTGGTCGGCAAGTACGCCCTCGAGCAGTGGGCCCGCGTCCCGGTCGATGTGGAGCTCGCGCACGAGTTCCGCTACCGCGACCCGGTGATCGGCGACCGCACCCTGGTCATCTCGATCAGCCAGTCCGGCGAGACCATGGACACCCTGATGGCCGTGAAGTACGCCCGCGAGCGCGGTGCGCGAACACTGTCGATCTGCAACACCCAGGGCGCGACCATTCCGCGCGAGTCGGATGCCGTCGTCTACACCCACGCCGGCCCCGAGGTCGCCGTCGCGTCGACCAAGGCGTTCTCGGCGCAGATCACCGCCCTGCTGCTGCTCGGCCTGCACATGGGCCGTGTGCGGGGCACCCTGGCATCCGGAGCCGCCGCCGACGTGGCGGAGCTGCAGGCGCTGCCCGAGAAGATCGCCGCGGTGCTCGCCGACGAAGAGGAGCACGTCTCGCAGCTGGCCGGCTGGATGGCCGACACCCGCTCGGTGCTGTTCCTCGGCCGCCACGTGGGCTACCCGATCGCGCTCGAGGGCGCGCTCAAGCTCAAGGAGATCTCGTACATCCACGCCGAGGGCTTCGCAGCCGGAGAGCTCAAGCACGGCCCGATCGCGCTGATCGAGCCCGGCCAGCCCGTCTTCGTGCTCGTGCCGTCGCCGCGCCACTCTGCGCTGGTGCACTCGAAGGTGGTGTCGAACATCCAGGAGATCCGCGCCCGCGGCGCTCGCGTGATCGTGATCGCGGAGGAGGGCGACGCCGCCGTGCTGCCCTTCGCCGACGAGGTCATCCGCATCCCGCTCGCGGGGGCCATGTTCGAGCCGGTGCTCGCCGTGGTTCCGCTGCAGATCTTCGCCATGGCGCTGGCCACGGCGAAGGGCCTCGACGTCGACCAGCCGCGCAACCTCGCCAAGTCCGTCACGGTCGAGTGA
- a CDS encoding DUF559 domain-containing protein, with amino-acid sequence MLAPADLLARFGGIARGVQLQEYGCSRHVLADAVNHGRIRRVRPGVFALPTADPKVVAAAAHGGELTCADALRARGVWTLSGSNDRVHVWLGRAGRRHTHPGCECTAHHSPGMARVGCASAATALIHAYRCLPAEEFFAAYESAWNRRLLSASDRRRIAAELPAAAQWMLQLARSDAQSGLESLLRFRLHLLGIRLDCQVAIEGVGRVDFVVGSRLILEVDGRQNHHGAERRHNDLVRDAAASALGFETLRFDYALVVHQWNMVVPAILAAMGRIGD; translated from the coding sequence GTGCTCGCTCCCGCTGACCTTCTCGCCCGCTTCGGCGGCATCGCCCGCGGTGTGCAGCTGCAGGAGTACGGATGCAGTCGGCATGTTCTCGCGGATGCCGTGAACCACGGCAGGATCCGCCGCGTCCGCCCCGGGGTGTTCGCCCTGCCGACTGCCGACCCGAAAGTGGTCGCCGCCGCGGCGCACGGAGGCGAGCTCACGTGCGCCGATGCGCTCCGTGCCCGCGGAGTGTGGACGCTCTCCGGCTCCAACGACCGCGTGCACGTCTGGCTGGGCCGCGCCGGCCGGCGTCACACTCACCCCGGCTGCGAGTGCACCGCGCACCACTCGCCCGGCATGGCGCGGGTCGGATGCGCCTCGGCGGCGACGGCGCTGATCCATGCCTACCGCTGCCTCCCCGCCGAGGAGTTCTTCGCCGCCTATGAGTCGGCCTGGAACCGCCGCCTGCTCTCGGCATCCGACCGCCGCCGCATCGCCGCGGAGCTGCCGGCCGCGGCCCAGTGGATGCTGCAGCTCGCGCGATCCGACGCCCAGAGCGGGCTGGAGTCGCTGCTTCGCTTCCGCCTGCACCTTCTCGGCATCCGTCTCGACTGCCAGGTGGCGATCGAGGGAGTCGGCCGGGTGGATTTCGTCGTGGGGAGCCGGCTCATCCTCGAGGTCGACGGCCGCCAGAACCACCACGGCGCCGAACGACGTCACAACGACCTCGTGCGCGATGCGGCGGCGTCCGCCCTGGGCTTCGAGACGCTGCGCTTCGACTACGCGCTCGTGGTGCACCAGTGGAACATGGTCGTGCCTGCGATCCTCGCGGCGATGGGCCGCATCGGCGACTGA
- a CDS encoding holo-ACP synthase, whose translation MIMGTGIDLVDIARFERSVTRTPRLLPRLFTESEQRLKLRSLAARYAAKEALIKALGGSDGVYWTEIEIGAEPSGKPHFVLSGSTAAVVAERGITALHLSMTHDAGLAVAYVIAERTDAL comes from the coding sequence GTGATCATGGGCACCGGCATCGACCTCGTCGACATCGCGCGGTTCGAGCGCTCGGTCACCCGCACCCCTCGCCTGCTGCCCCGGCTGTTCACCGAATCGGAGCAGCGGCTGAAGCTGCGCTCGCTGGCCGCGCGCTACGCGGCGAAGGAGGCGCTGATCAAGGCGCTCGGCGGCAGCGACGGCGTCTACTGGACCGAGATCGAGATCGGCGCCGAGCCGTCGGGCAAACCGCACTTCGTGCTCAGTGGCTCGACCGCGGCGGTCGTCGCAGAGCGCGGCATCACCGCGCTGCACCTGAGCATGACGCACGACGCCGGCCTCGCCGTCGCGTACGTGATCGCCGAGAGGACGGATGCCCTGTGA
- the alr gene encoding alanine racemase, with translation MTRTFPFREASIDLGAIAHNVARFRALTGVEVIGVVKANAYGHGAPEVATAALAGGATRLGTATLEEALALRKAGITAPLMAWLHAPDRRFDDAVDAGIEIGISSYEQLLSASAAAQPPASVHLKVDTGLSRNGIATDDLDRVFAEAARLERIGRIRVLSIFSHLSGASAGDDRAQLARYEQIVAQAGSHGIRPEFRHLAATAGAIDIPEARLDAVRVGIGMYGLSPFADRTSADLGLRPAMRLRASVAAVRHVPAGAGVSYDYAYRCENETTLALVPLGYADGVPRQASDRGPVMINGRRYTVSGRIAMDQFVVDVGDDEVRPGDEVVLFGDPAVGLPSATDWADAAGTINYEIVTRIGARVPRSAHS, from the coding sequence GTGACCCGCACCTTCCCGTTTCGCGAGGCGTCGATCGACCTCGGGGCGATCGCGCACAACGTCGCGAGGTTCCGCGCGCTCACGGGCGTCGAGGTGATCGGCGTCGTCAAGGCGAACGCATACGGACACGGCGCTCCCGAAGTCGCCACGGCGGCGCTCGCCGGAGGCGCCACCCGTCTCGGAACGGCAACGCTCGAGGAGGCGCTGGCGCTTCGCAAGGCGGGCATCACCGCACCGCTCATGGCCTGGCTGCACGCCCCCGACCGCCGGTTCGACGACGCTGTCGACGCGGGCATCGAGATCGGCATCTCCTCGTACGAGCAGCTGCTCTCGGCATCCGCCGCCGCGCAGCCGCCGGCATCCGTCCACCTCAAGGTCGACACGGGCCTCTCCCGCAACGGCATCGCGACAGACGATCTCGACCGCGTCTTCGCCGAGGCGGCCCGCCTCGAGCGGATCGGCCGCATCCGCGTGCTCAGCATCTTCAGCCACCTCTCCGGAGCGAGCGCCGGCGACGACCGCGCCCAGCTCGCCAGGTACGAGCAGATCGTCGCCCAGGCCGGGTCGCACGGCATCCGCCCCGAGTTCCGGCACCTCGCCGCGACGGCCGGCGCGATCGACATCCCCGAGGCGCGGCTCGACGCGGTCCGCGTCGGCATCGGGATGTACGGTCTCTCGCCCTTCGCCGACCGCACCTCCGCCGATCTCGGACTGCGCCCCGCGATGCGACTGCGCGCGTCGGTCGCGGCTGTGCGCCACGTGCCCGCCGGCGCCGGGGTCTCGTACGACTACGCCTACCGCTGCGAGAACGAGACGACGCTCGCCCTCGTGCCCCTCGGCTACGCCGACGGGGTTCCCCGCCAGGCATCCGACCGCGGCCCGGTGATGATCAACGGGCGCCGGTACACCGTCTCGGGTCGCATCGCCATGGACCAGTTCGTGGTGGACGTCGGCGACGACGAGGTGCGCCCGGGCGACGAGGTGGTGCTGTTCGGCGATCCGGCCGTCGGGCTGCCGAGCGCGACCGACTGGGCGGATGCCGCAGGCACCATCAACTACGAGATCGTGACCCGCATCGGTGCGCGGGTTCCGCGGAGCGCGCACTCATGA
- the tsaE gene encoding tRNA (adenosine(37)-N6)-threonylcarbamoyltransferase complex ATPase subunit type 1 TsaE, producing the protein MSVDPAFLGRVEIRTADAMENLGLRIGEQMQPGDLLILTGPLGAGKTTFTRGLAEGLGVRGPVQSPTFVIARTHPSLVGGAPLVHVDAYRLGSAAELDDLDIDFARSVVVIEWGRPMASAVADSWWDIELERPVGGDDDLGDEDLDADAPRFVTIRRIEG; encoded by the coding sequence ATGAGCGTCGATCCCGCCTTCCTCGGGCGCGTCGAGATCCGCACCGCGGATGCCATGGAGAACCTCGGCCTGCGCATCGGCGAGCAGATGCAGCCCGGCGACCTGCTGATCCTCACCGGACCCCTCGGTGCCGGAAAGACGACCTTCACCCGCGGACTCGCCGAGGGCCTCGGCGTGCGCGGTCCCGTGCAGAGCCCCACATTCGTCATCGCCCGCACCCACCCGTCGCTGGTCGGGGGAGCGCCGCTCGTGCACGTCGACGCGTACCGGCTCGGATCGGCAGCCGAGCTCGACGACCTCGACATCGACTTCGCCCGCTCGGTCGTCGTGATCGAGTGGGGCCGGCCGATGGCCTCCGCCGTCGCAGACTCGTGGTGGGACATCGAGCTCGAGCGTCCCGTCGGGGGCGACGACGACCTCGGCGACGAGGACCTCGATGCCGATGCTCCTCGCTTCGTGACGATCCGACGCATCGAGGGCTGA
- the tsaB gene encoding tRNA (adenosine(37)-N6)-threonylcarbamoyltransferase complex dimerization subunit type 1 TsaB: protein MILAVDTSLGTAVAVIDADGRTVAEASTPDPLGHAEVIGDLLSRVVRPGITHVVAGMGPGPFTGLRIGIAAARAFAFGRGVPLVPVPSHFAIALDAPDEGPFAVVTDARRREIAVSVFDGADADGIPNLITPTRLEKRGVELDEPAHEATELSAAALARVGARAIASGRVLADVEPLYLRSPDVVQPGAPKRVGS from the coding sequence GTGATCCTCGCCGTCGACACCTCGCTCGGAACGGCCGTCGCCGTCATCGACGCCGACGGGCGCACCGTCGCCGAGGCCAGCACCCCCGACCCGCTCGGTCACGCCGAGGTCATCGGCGATCTGCTCTCGCGAGTCGTCCGCCCCGGGATCACGCACGTCGTGGCGGGCATGGGACCAGGGCCCTTCACAGGGCTGCGCATCGGGATCGCGGCGGCTCGCGCGTTCGCGTTCGGCCGAGGCGTCCCGCTCGTCCCGGTCCCCAGCCACTTCGCGATCGCGCTCGACGCGCCCGACGAAGGGCCGTTCGCCGTCGTCACCGACGCGCGGCGGCGGGAGATCGCCGTGAGCGTCTTCGACGGAGCGGATGCCGACGGCATCCCGAACCTGATCACGCCGACCCGACTCGAGAAGAGGGGCGTCGAGCTCGACGAGCCGGCGCACGAGGCCACAGAGCTGTCGGCCGCGGCGCTCGCCCGCGTCGGCGCGAGGGCGATCGCGAGCGGCCGTGTGCTCGCCGACGTCGAACCGCTCTACCTGCGCTCGCCCGACGTGGTGCAGCCGGGTGCGCCGAAGCGGGTCGGCTCATGA
- the rimI gene encoding ribosomal protein S18-alanine N-acetyltransferase, whose product MTLRTATLDDLAAIMELERRSFPSDAWSEQTMGTEIASLHNVYLVDLEGDRVVGYGGVRALRGSADSDIQTIALDAAQRGRGRGRALLRALIAVAVERGARELFLDVRDDNAVAQALYSSEGFSELGRRPGYYQPGNVDAVVMRLDLRSWAPGAASETKESTRNAGADARSGPAIQVDSGTPSDTDAAEPDAAEETNA is encoded by the coding sequence ATGACGCTTCGCACGGCGACCCTCGACGACCTCGCCGCGATCATGGAGCTCGAGCGGCGCAGCTTCCCCTCGGACGCGTGGAGCGAGCAGACGATGGGCACCGAGATCGCCAGTCTGCACAATGTGTACCTCGTCGACCTCGAGGGCGACCGCGTCGTGGGGTACGGCGGGGTGCGCGCTCTGCGCGGATCGGCCGATTCCGACATCCAGACCATCGCGCTCGACGCAGCCCAGCGGGGGCGCGGGCGGGGGCGGGCGCTCCTGCGCGCCCTGATCGCGGTCGCCGTCGAGCGCGGCGCGCGGGAGCTGTTCCTCGACGTGCGCGACGACAACGCCGTCGCGCAGGCGCTCTACAGCTCGGAGGGCTTCTCCGAGCTCGGCCGTAGGCCCGGCTACTATCAGCCGGGCAATGTGGATGCCGTCGTCATGCGTCTCGACCTGCGGTCGTGGGCCCCGGGGGCTGCGTCCGAGACGAAGGAGAGCACGCGAAACGCAGGAGCGGATGCCCGGTCGGGTCCTGCGATCCAGGTGGACTCCGGCACCCCGAGCGACACGGATGCCGCAGAACCGGATGCCGCAGAGGAGACGAACGCATGA
- the tsaD gene encoding tRNA (adenosine(37)-N6)-threonylcarbamoyltransferase complex transferase subunit TsaD, whose translation MTGPLVLGIETSCDETGIGIVRGRQLLSNTIASSMDEHARYGGVVPEVAARAHLEALQPSIDRALAEAQVTLEELDAIAVTSGPGLAGALMVGVGAAKGLAVSLGKPLYAVNHLVGHIAADILTSDDRSTAPLEYPTIALLVSGGHTSLLHVRDLTTDVELLGETVDDAAGEAFDKVARLLGLPYPGGPQIDMAAAEGDPKAIRFPRGLSKASDMATHRYDFSFSGLKTAVARWVERAEAAGEQVPVADVAASFREAVIDVLVTKALAACEDRGVPRLLLGGGVIANRRLREVALERAAAAGVAVRIPPLSLCTDNGAMIAGLAAELIAAGRGPSTLAFGADSTLPVTEIQVEPA comes from the coding sequence ATGACCGGCCCCCTGGTGCTCGGGATCGAGACGAGCTGCGACGAGACCGGCATCGGCATCGTCCGCGGTCGGCAGCTGCTGTCGAACACGATCGCCTCGAGCATGGACGAGCACGCCCGCTACGGCGGCGTCGTGCCCGAGGTCGCGGCGCGTGCCCACCTCGAGGCGCTGCAGCCGTCGATCGACCGCGCACTCGCCGAGGCGCAGGTGACGCTGGAGGAACTCGATGCGATCGCGGTGACCAGCGGCCCCGGCCTCGCAGGAGCGCTCATGGTCGGAGTCGGCGCAGCCAAGGGCCTCGCGGTCTCGCTCGGCAAGCCGCTCTATGCGGTGAATCACCTCGTCGGGCACATCGCCGCCGACATCCTCACCTCCGACGACCGCTCCACGGCCCCGCTCGAGTACCCGACGATCGCGCTTCTCGTCTCGGGCGGGCACACCTCTCTGCTGCACGTGCGCGACCTCACCACCGATGTCGAGCTGCTCGGCGAGACGGTCGACGACGCGGCGGGCGAGGCGTTCGACAAGGTCGCACGGCTGCTGGGCCTGCCGTATCCGGGCGGACCGCAGATCGACATGGCCGCCGCCGAGGGCGACCCGAAGGCGATCCGCTTCCCGCGGGGTCTGTCGAAGGCATCCGACATGGCCACGCATCGCTACGACTTCTCGTTCTCTGGTCTGAAGACGGCCGTCGCCCGCTGGGTCGAGCGCGCCGAGGCCGCCGGCGAGCAGGTTCCGGTCGCCGACGTCGCCGCGAGCTTCCGCGAGGCCGTGATCGACGTGCTGGTCACCAAGGCGCTCGCCGCGTGCGAAGACCGGGGTGTGCCGCGACTGCTGCTCGGCGGCGGTGTGATCGCCAACCGGCGCCTGCGCGAGGTGGCGCTCGAGCGGGCGGCGGCGGCAGGTGTCGCCGTGCGCATCCCGCCGCTGTCCCTCTGCACCGACAACGGCGCGATGATAGCCGGTCTCGCCGCCGAGCTGATCGCGGCCGGACGCGGCCCGTCGACCCTCGCCTTCGGAGCGGATTCGACGCTGCCGGTGACCGAGATCCAGGTGGAGCCGGCATGA